One genomic window of Caldivirga maquilingensis IC-167 includes the following:
- the rimI gene encoding ribosomal protein S18-alanine N-acetyltransferase, whose protein sequence is MGVVTEKLEGAEEITGKGGVKFIIKEFDMSDLEDVIRINRAVLPENYPSYFFVEHHLSFPKAFIVAKVNGETAGYVMSRVEFGWSNLRKGSIVRKGHIVSIGVLPQYRRIGIGYNLMVRSMRAMKHFYKASEVYLEVRVSNKPAISLYEKLGYVIVDVVKGYYHDGEDAYIMAAYLDKY, encoded by the coding sequence ATGGGTGTGGTCACTGAGAAGCTTGAAGGTGCTGAGGAGATTACTGGTAAGGGTGGTGTTAAGTTCATTATTAAGGAGTTTGATATGAGTGACTTGGAGGATGTTATTAGGATTAATAGGGCTGTCTTACCTGAGAATTACCCATCATACTTCTTCGTTGAGCATCACTTATCATTCCCCAAAGCCTTCATTGTGGCTAAGGTTAACGGTGAGACGGCTGGTTACGTAATGAGTAGGGTTGAGTTCGGCTGGTCTAATTTAAGGAAGGGGAGTATAGTGAGGAAGGGGCACATTGTATCCATTGGTGTTCTACCCCAGTATAGGAGGATTGGGATTGGGTATAATTTAATGGTTAGGTCAATGAGGGCTATGAAGCACTTCTACAAGGCCAGTGAGGTTTACCTGGAGGTTAGGGTTTCTAATAAACCAGCCATTAGCCTATATGAGAAGTTAGGCTACGTGATTGTTGATGTGGTTAAGGGTTATTACCATGATGGTGAAGACGCCTACATCATGGCCGCATACCTCGATAAGTACTAG
- a CDS encoding isocitrate/isopropylmalate dehydrogenase family protein: protein MRIAVIRGDGIGPEVVDSALRVLKAAAAKYGLTIELHDVEAGDSALSKYGEALPSKYWGIIESSDAILKGPVGESAGDVVVKLRRGLDLYANIRPAKVYPGVKALRDGVDLIIVRENTEDVYVRAEHMLTNDVAVALRVISRRASERIAKVAFELAKARRNKVTIVHKANVLSVTDGLFRTVAREVALKYPGVTVNEMYIDSAVMDMVRRPQDFDIVLTTNLYGDILSDIAAYVTGSIGLAPSANMGDSKAMFEPVHGAAFDIAGKGIANPTATILCISWMLKWWGGKTGNGSYVTAGEAIERSVLNTLSSGKLTPDLGGGLTTNAFTEEVMAHL, encoded by the coding sequence ATGAGGATAGCCGTAATAAGGGGGGATGGAATAGGCCCTGAGGTTGTTGACTCAGCCTTAAGGGTCCTTAAGGCCGCTGCGGCTAAGTATGGGTTAACCATTGAGCTTCATGATGTTGAAGCCGGTGACTCAGCCTTAAGCAAGTATGGTGAAGCATTACCAAGTAAATACTGGGGTATTATTGAGTCCTCAGACGCCATACTAAAGGGGCCTGTGGGGGAGAGTGCTGGTGATGTTGTGGTTAAGTTAAGGAGGGGCCTTGACCTATACGCCAACATTAGGCCAGCTAAGGTGTATCCGGGTGTTAAGGCGCTTAGGGATGGGGTTGACTTAATCATAGTTAGGGAGAACACTGAGGATGTTTACGTTAGGGCTGAACACATGTTGACGAATGACGTGGCAGTGGCCTTAAGGGTTATTTCAAGGAGAGCCAGTGAGAGGATTGCTAAGGTTGCCTTTGAATTAGCTAAGGCGAGGAGGAATAAGGTAACCATAGTCCATAAGGCCAACGTATTAAGTGTAACAGATGGCTTATTCAGAACAGTGGCTAGGGAGGTTGCCTTAAAGTACCCTGGAGTTACAGTTAATGAAATGTACATTGACTCCGCTGTAATGGATATGGTTAGGAGACCCCAGGACTTCGACATAGTGTTAACCACCAACCTCTACGGTGACATACTAAGCGATATAGCCGCCTACGTAACCGGCAGCATAGGCTTAGCCCCATCAGCAAACATGGGTGATTCAAAGGCAATGTTTGAACCAGTTCACGGCGCCGCATTCGACATAGCCGGTAAGGGTATTGCTAATCCAACAGCCACAATACTCTGCATATCCTGGATGCTTAAATGGTGGGGTGGTAAAACGGGCAATGGGAGTTACGTAACCGCCGGTGAGGCGATTGAACGTAGTGTCCTAAATACCTTAAGTAGCGGTAAGTTAACCCCAGACCTAGGCGGTGGCTTAACCACTAATGCATTCACCGAGGAGGTTATGGCACACTTATGA
- a CDS encoding Zn-dependent hydrolase, translated as MIRRFWLAKVGDHGEVPGPEVYWMRDFDKWVRLSFYTMIIDTDDGYVLVGTGLVRDLTLRNKFLREWAGSDRCRFTVQDNERIENILKRLKLTPDDIAHIIITPVQDYTVGGLDLFKKAKIYFSRRGWFEDVVNPKPSPFLNRDVYLPKYVRDYLFEEAWGRIMLLDDEDEVVDGVRVKWTGCHHRSSMAVIINTKDYVVSLTDSAFTLRNIRENIPIGIAEDIYECLNAYEYLRARSKVIIPAYDPDNVNTFREWFI; from the coding sequence ATGATTAGGAGGTTCTGGTTAGCTAAGGTCGGGGATCATGGGGAGGTCCCTGGACCGGAGGTGTATTGGATGAGGGATTTCGATAAGTGGGTTAGGTTAAGCTTCTACACAATGATAATTGATACTGATGACGGCTACGTCCTAGTGGGCACTGGTTTAGTTAGGGATTTAACCCTTAGGAATAAGTTCCTAAGGGAGTGGGCTGGTAGTGATAGGTGTAGGTTCACTGTTCAGGATAATGAGAGGATTGAGAACATATTAAAGAGACTTAAGTTAACGCCTGATGATATTGCACACATCATAATAACCCCGGTGCAGGACTACACGGTCGGTGGCTTGGACTTGTTTAAGAAGGCTAAAATATACTTCTCAAGGAGGGGTTGGTTTGAGGATGTTGTTAACCCTAAGCCATCCCCATTCCTAAACAGGGACGTTTACCTACCTAAGTATGTTAGGGATTACTTATTTGAGGAGGCTTGGGGTAGGATAATGCTTCTTGATGATGAGGATGAGGTTGTTGATGGTGTTAGGGTTAAGTGGACTGGTTGCCATCACAGGAGCTCAATGGCAGTAATAATTAACACTAAGGATTACGTGGTTAGTTTAACGGACTCAGCCTTCACCCTTAGGAACATTAGGGAGAACATACCCATAGGTATAGCTGAGGATATTTACGAGTGCCTAAACGCCTACGAGTACCTGAGGGCTAGGAGTAAGGTAATTATACCAGCCTACGACCCAGATAACGTTAACACCTTCAGGGAATGGTTCATTTAA
- a CDS encoding NAD(P)-dependent alcohol dehydrogenase, with the protein MRARALVLREFSGRLRLESIDVKEPGNDESVLVKVIGAGMCKTDVRLWKGTEPREGFKLPFVLGHENAGIVEEVGGKVKGLKPGDKVLVYAIWADPGCKYCRVGKCMQCRDQSIPGQSNYYGGYAEYLYVPDYRYLVRIDIDPVETAPLADAGLTSYSAVKKSIPYLYPGSLVIVYGMGGLASYAVQYLRKMTPYVTVVAVSRSDDKLKWAEELGAHYAVHPSELASIVKSVSTDGASILLDFVGNEESAKAVSLLEPGGAVVLVGMEGKSYPIPVFDTVAWQYTVIGSNYGSINEMEEMVKFIKDHGVKSYIEKIPLSEGDVNDALVKLSEGKVLGRFVITPWGG; encoded by the coding sequence ATGAGGGCTAGGGCCTTAGTCCTAAGGGAATTCAGTGGGAGGCTTAGGCTTGAGTCCATTGATGTTAAGGAACCCGGTAATGATGAGTCAGTGTTAGTTAAGGTTATTGGAGCTGGAATGTGTAAGACAGATGTTAGGCTATGGAAGGGTACTGAGCCTAGGGAGGGCTTTAAACTACCCTTCGTCCTAGGTCATGAGAACGCGGGCATAGTGGAGGAGGTTGGGGGTAAGGTTAAGGGGCTTAAGCCGGGGGATAAGGTACTTGTATACGCAATTTGGGCTGACCCAGGCTGCAAATACTGTAGGGTGGGTAAGTGCATGCAGTGTAGGGATCAAAGCATACCAGGTCAATCAAACTACTACGGTGGGTATGCGGAGTACCTTTACGTACCGGATTACAGGTATTTAGTGAGGATAGACATTGATCCAGTTGAGACAGCCCCCTTAGCTGACGCTGGTTTAACATCATACTCAGCGGTTAAGAAGAGTATACCGTATCTTTACCCAGGTTCACTGGTGATAGTTTACGGTATGGGTGGCTTAGCCTCATATGCAGTGCAGTACCTTAGGAAAATGACCCCATACGTCACCGTTGTGGCCGTATCGAGGAGTGATGATAAGCTTAAGTGGGCTGAGGAATTAGGCGCCCACTATGCCGTTCACCCAAGTGAATTAGCCAGTATTGTTAAGAGCGTCAGCACTGATGGTGCCTCAATTCTCCTCGACTTCGTTGGCAATGAGGAGTCCGCTAAGGCAGTGTCATTACTTGAGCCGGGTGGTGCAGTGGTGTTGGTTGGCATGGAGGGTAAATCATACCCAATCCCCGTCTTCGATACTGTTGCCTGGCAGTACACGGTTATTGGGAGTAATTACGGTAGTATTAATGAGATGGAGGAGATGGTTAAGTTCATTAAGGATCATGGGGTTAAGTCATATATTGAGAAGATACCGTTAAGCGAGGGGGATGTTAACGATGCCTTAGTTAAATTAAGTGAGGGTAAGGTGCTTGGAAGATTCGTGATAACACCATGGGGTGGTTAA
- a CDS encoding class I SAM-dependent methyltransferase, whose product MRRMHHHLHHGYVSDEVIDLITSNTPQNGVAADLGCGSGRFCPILLRKASKVYCVDVDEYAIKMAKDYVKDERAVFLNEDASSTSIPSGTVDLVIMVNSFHDMEDKSKVASEIGRILKPGGLAIIIESKPGLSIPGPPPWIRMKPEDVLKYFNSQYFKPIEVKDLGNFNAIIIRRTLTK is encoded by the coding sequence ATGAGGAGAATGCATCACCACTTGCATCACGGTTACGTCAGTGATGAGGTAATCGACTTAATAACCAGTAATACACCTCAGAACGGTGTAGCCGCCGACTTAGGATGCGGTTCAGGTAGATTCTGCCCAATACTACTCAGAAAGGCCAGTAAAGTGTATTGCGTTGATGTTGATGAGTACGCCATTAAGATGGCTAAGGATTACGTTAAGGATGAGAGGGCTGTTTTCCTAAACGAGGACGCATCATCAACATCAATACCATCAGGCACCGTGGACTTAGTGATAATGGTTAATTCATTCCACGACATGGAGGATAAGAGTAAGGTAGCCTCAGAGATAGGTAGGATACTTAAGCCAGGCGGCTTAGCCATAATAATTGAGTCGAAGCCAGGCCTATCAATACCCGGACCACCACCGTGGATTAGGATGAAGCCTGAGGACGTCCTAAAGTACTTCAATAGCCAGTACTTCAAGCCAATTGAGGTTAAGGATTTAGGTAACTTCAACGCAATAATAATTAGAAGAACATTAACTAAATAG
- a CDS encoding ATP-binding protein: protein MKAILQRSPIVSRLTGSCGYPVPDPVAVAQGMSMTSQDSLTVLDTYGFIRHLGELTVSSVRGSMVIAVIDLWDIRPLCRLVNLPCLEPWDEDSLSVALNEAFQYSSVVEKPYIIRLNPLLSRSLCPRLNEVKVLVNRPVFNRNWGIGNRWRLPEQWGNNDERVKLILSRAREHVKSGDVLVEGYLPADSSASRSLYVNPLPINELSGVKIVEEARPFMINLIKGVNPNVEFKDSKAKFDSIVRDAWRVIDNGPIDPAALIRFCLLKLVREGRLGNVPIVVSSPYLIRWSETVMRPDYNPNPTYFMPRNINDITDATHINPLALVKGIGDYSYGSKVTVVTSCDVYDDAGDGSIVIINDQCPPPANVSVIEVNGGVELDRVCQLITSTLDNGGVAWIRLSGFRSELKAVVDRNLCDLCGDCIALKCSAITTDEQGYPRINTDECIGCGLCVSACSRGAITLFKPGS, encoded by the coding sequence GTGAAGGCAATACTCCAAAGGTCACCCATTGTTAGTAGGCTTACTGGATCATGCGGATACCCTGTACCTGACCCTGTGGCCGTGGCCCAGGGAATGTCCATGACCTCCCAAGACTCATTAACAGTACTGGACACCTACGGCTTCATTAGGCACCTCGGTGAGTTAACGGTATCCTCAGTGAGGGGTTCCATGGTTATAGCAGTCATTGACCTATGGGACATTAGACCCCTCTGCAGGTTAGTTAACCTACCGTGCCTTGAGCCTTGGGATGAGGATAGCTTAAGCGTCGCGTTAAATGAGGCTTTTCAATATAGTTCAGTTGTGGAGAAGCCATACATCATTAGGCTTAACCCCCTCTTATCAAGGTCACTTTGCCCCAGGCTTAATGAGGTTAAGGTACTGGTTAATAGGCCTGTCTTCAATAGGAATTGGGGTATTGGGAATAGGTGGAGGTTACCTGAACAATGGGGTAATAATGATGAGCGGGTTAAATTAATCCTAAGTAGGGCCAGGGAACATGTGAAGAGTGGTGACGTATTAGTTGAGGGTTACCTGCCAGCTGACTCATCAGCATCAAGGAGCCTCTACGTTAATCCACTACCCATTAATGAACTCTCAGGGGTTAAGATTGTTGAGGAGGCTAGGCCATTCATGATTAATTTAATCAAGGGGGTTAACCCAAATGTTGAGTTCAAGGATTCTAAGGCTAAGTTCGACTCAATAGTGAGGGATGCCTGGAGGGTGATTGATAATGGACCCATTGATCCAGCTGCATTAATAAGATTCTGCCTACTTAAACTAGTGAGGGAGGGTAGGCTTGGTAATGTACCTATAGTGGTTTCCTCACCATACCTAATTAGGTGGAGTGAAACGGTAATGCGGCCTGACTATAACCCAAACCCCACCTACTTCATGCCCAGGAACATTAATGATATCACGGATGCAACCCACATTAATCCACTAGCCTTAGTTAAGGGTATTGGGGATTACTCATACGGTAGTAAGGTAACCGTGGTGACATCATGTGATGTATACGATGATGCGGGTGATGGCTCAATTGTAATTATTAATGACCAATGCCCACCCCCAGCCAATGTAAGCGTCATAGAGGTTAATGGGGGTGTGGAGCTTGATAGGGTATGTCAATTAATAACCAGTACCCTAGATAATGGTGGCGTAGCCTGGATTAGGCTTAGCGGGTTTAGAAGTGAATTAAAGGCTGTAGTTGACAGGAACCTATGTGACCTATGCGGTGACTGCATTGCACTTAAGTGCAGTGCAATAACTACTGATGAGCAGGGTTACCCAAGGATTAATACTGATGAATGCATTGGGTGCGGGTTATGCGTAAGCGCATGCAGTAGGGGTGCCATAACACTGTTTAAGCCAGGATCCTAA
- a CDS encoding 2-isopropylmalate synthase yields the protein MVWIAQEMIQSPVKETGVRYVRFLDTTLRDGEQTPGVALRPEEKLIIAMKLEDLGVDSIEAGYPSVSEGEFKSVKMISKEITESEVIALSRSNKADIDKAIDADVKAVHLFIATSDIHMKYKLRMSRSQVIETAVNAVEYAKSHGLTVEFSAEDATRSDLDFLINVFQSVVNAGADRLDIADTVGVMWPSRIMNLVKVIKSNVKGNYLLSVHCHDDFGMAVANSVAAIEAGADQAHGTINGVGERAGNAALEEIASAVKFLLGYDTRIRFNKIKDVSDTVSRFFKIPVPPNKAIVGANAFSHESGIHVHGILSNPQTYEPIDPTMVGMSRRIVLGKHSGRHSVEYALKMMGIEPSNELVMRILHRIKQLGDSGSSLTWEDFKRIVLMEINSESA from the coding sequence GTGGTCTGGATTGCTCAAGAAATGATTCAATCCCCCGTTAAGGAGACGGGGGTTAGGTATGTGAGGTTCCTAGACACCACCCTAAGGGATGGTGAACAAACACCAGGGGTTGCATTAAGACCTGAGGAGAAGTTGATAATAGCAATGAAGCTTGAGGACCTTGGGGTTGATTCAATAGAGGCCGGTTACCCATCCGTGAGTGAGGGTGAGTTTAAGTCTGTTAAAATGATTAGTAAGGAGATTACTGAATCTGAGGTTATTGCATTATCAAGGTCTAATAAGGCTGATATTGATAAGGCTATTGACGCTGACGTAAAGGCGGTTCACTTATTCATAGCCACGTCTGATATACACATGAAGTATAAGTTAAGGATGAGTAGGAGCCAGGTAATTGAAACAGCGGTTAACGCCGTTGAGTACGCTAAGAGCCACGGCTTAACAGTGGAGTTCAGCGCCGAGGATGCAACTAGAAGTGACTTAGACTTCCTAATCAATGTGTTTCAAAGCGTGGTGAACGCTGGGGCCGATAGGCTTGACATAGCTGATACTGTTGGGGTTATGTGGCCCAGTAGGATTATGAACCTGGTTAAGGTGATTAAAAGCAATGTGAAGGGTAATTACCTACTCAGTGTTCACTGTCATGATGACTTCGGGATGGCTGTAGCCAATAGTGTAGCCGCGATAGAGGCTGGGGCTGATCAAGCTCATGGTACAATAAACGGTGTTGGGGAGAGAGCCGGTAATGCGGCATTGGAGGAGATAGCCTCAGCTGTTAAATTCCTACTGGGTTATGATACTAGGATTAGGTTCAATAAGATTAAGGATGTTTCAGACACAGTGTCAAGGTTCTTTAAGATACCTGTACCACCCAATAAGGCTATAGTCGGTGCTAATGCCTTCTCCCATGAGTCGGGCATACACGTGCACGGTATCTTAAGTAACCCCCAGACGTATGAACCCATTGACCCCACTATGGTTGGTATGAGTCGTAGAATAGTCCTAGGTAAGCATAGTGGTAGGCATTCAGTGGAGTATGCCTTAAAGATGATGGGTATTGAACCCAGTAATGAACTAGTCATGAGGATACTCCACCGCATAAAGCAACTGGGTGACTCAGGGAGTAGCTTAACATGGGAGGACTTTAAAAGGATAGTACTAATGGAGATTAACAGTGAGTCAGCATGA
- the ilvB gene encoding biosynthetic-type acetolactate synthase large subunit: protein MNQNQVNQIGVVTVVRAVDALADEIVKMNIREVFGIPGGQIMPLFDAFYGKEAKIFLFRHEQGAIHAADAYGRVTKRPGIVMVTSGPGATNLATGLANAMMDSSPLVALTGQVPTSVFGRDAFQETDIVGLSMPIVKHTFMVKKPEDLVPAFKAAYRIATDGRPGPVLVDIPRDAQLSEVKGDGSGSINVNYKGVPEPDIGLVAYAVKLLMEAKRPVMLVGGGVCWSNATEEALAIAETLWMPIVTTLPGKNCVPNNHPLFMGPAGMHGRVEADAAIINSDLVLAVGTRFSDRTVGDFKEFQRGRKIIHIDIDKSEIGKNVKPSVGIIGDAKVALRMMLELIPKAAVKNEAFVNWLKSIKEAYEKFREQDNMPGFAPWKVLKVIREVTPPHAITATSVGSHQMWSELHWDVYVPGTFITSAGLGTMGFGLPAALGAKVAKPNVPVIDIDGDGSFQMTMQNLALVREYNLPIVVVIFDNSTLMLVRHWQMLLYSRRIIGVDFQANPDFMKIAEAYGIDGVRPSNYDELRNSVARAIRNNEPLIVDVTIDRERDLVLPWVQPGKWLTEVTLPDGFKVNLRYGDGE from the coding sequence ATGAATCAAAATCAAGTGAATCAAATAGGGGTGGTTACGGTGGTTAGGGCTGTTGATGCATTGGCTGATGAAATAGTTAAAATGAATATTAGGGAAGTCTTCGGCATACCGGGAGGCCAAATAATGCCACTATTCGATGCCTTCTACGGTAAGGAAGCTAAAATATTCCTCTTTAGGCATGAACAAGGGGCAATTCACGCCGCTGATGCCTACGGTAGAGTCACTAAAAGACCTGGGATTGTAATGGTTACCTCAGGTCCAGGGGCAACTAACCTGGCCACTGGCTTGGCTAACGCAATGATGGATTCATCACCCCTAGTGGCCTTAACGGGTCAAGTACCAACCTCAGTGTTCGGTAGGGATGCATTCCAGGAGACCGACATAGTTGGTTTATCAATGCCCATTGTTAAACACACCTTCATGGTTAAGAAACCTGAGGACCTGGTGCCAGCCTTTAAGGCAGCCTACAGGATAGCCACTGATGGTAGACCTGGCCCAGTCTTAGTTGATATACCTAGGGATGCCCAATTATCAGAGGTTAAGGGGGATGGCTCAGGAAGCATTAACGTTAACTACAAGGGTGTCCCTGAACCAGACATAGGCTTAGTGGCCTATGCCGTTAAACTACTAATGGAGGCTAAGAGACCGGTTATGCTTGTTGGCGGTGGCGTCTGCTGGAGTAACGCCACTGAGGAGGCTTTAGCCATTGCTGAAACCCTATGGATGCCCATAGTGACCACCCTACCTGGTAAGAATTGCGTGCCGAATAATCACCCATTATTCATGGGTCCCGCTGGGATGCATGGTAGGGTTGAGGCTGATGCAGCCATAATTAACTCAGACCTCGTCCTGGCTGTTGGGACTAGGTTCAGCGATAGGACTGTGGGTGATTTTAAGGAGTTCCAGAGGGGTAGGAAGATTATTCACATTGATATTGATAAGAGTGAGATCGGTAAGAACGTTAAACCAAGCGTGGGCATAATAGGTGACGCTAAGGTGGCTTTAAGAATGATGCTTGAGTTAATTCCCAAGGCCGCTGTTAAGAATGAGGCCTTCGTTAATTGGCTTAAGTCAATTAAGGAGGCCTACGAGAAGTTCAGGGAGCAGGATAACATGCCTGGGTTCGCGCCGTGGAAGGTACTTAAGGTGATTAGGGAGGTTACACCACCTCACGCCATAACCGCAACAAGCGTAGGCAGTCACCAAATGTGGAGTGAACTGCATTGGGATGTATACGTCCCTGGAACATTCATAACCAGTGCAGGCCTAGGAACCATGGGTTTCGGTTTACCTGCAGCCCTAGGTGCTAAGGTGGCTAAGCCCAATGTACCTGTTATTGATATTGATGGTGATGGTTCATTCCAAATGACCATGCAGAACCTAGCCCTAGTTAGGGAGTATAACCTACCCATAGTAGTGGTTATCTTCGATAATTCAACGCTTATGCTTGTTAGGCATTGGCAAATGCTACTGTACAGTAGGAGGATAATTGGGGTTGATTTCCAGGCTAACCCAGACTTCATGAAGATAGCTGAGGCCTACGGGATAGATGGTGTTAGGCCGAGTAACTACGATGAGTTAAGGAACAGTGTGGCTAGGGCTATTAGGAATAATGAACCACTGATTGTTGACGTTACCATAGATAGGGAAAGGGACCTGGTGCTGCCTTGGGTTCAACCTGGTAAGTGGCTTACTGAGGTAACCCTACCTGATGGGTTTAAGGTTAACTTAAGGTATGGTGATGGGGAATGA
- a CDS encoding translation elongation factor: MIKGTVVTVLSSNEAEAIKLAELMGKRSEERIYYRKRDELVKSILVPPVNRIIDEAVALSISSVFYLKVPSELTWIDGELALLAEASGLRGVVMPDDADGFRRVFRELRISNYVSEFTEIDADAEDVGVVYVDRAFNVKGVGLVVLGFALTQVSVHDKLMALPMMKEVEVRSIQVLDEDQDSVLPGTRVGLALRNVRLEEIEGIQALIKPGVKLTSEVKDFVKLKYAHDAELVHVIACGVRTMGKVNESVISLKDKLPVNCRALIINVNAKPKTPRIYGYADLKA, translated from the coding sequence ATGATTAAGGGCACTGTGGTCACGGTGCTTTCATCCAATGAGGCTGAGGCCATTAAGCTGGCTGAGTTAATGGGTAAGAGGAGTGAGGAGCGTATTTACTATAGGAAGAGGGATGAATTAGTTAAGTCAATTCTCGTACCGCCGGTTAATAGGATTATTGATGAGGCAGTGGCGTTATCCATATCCTCAGTCTTCTACCTCAAGGTGCCTAGTGAATTAACCTGGATTGATGGTGAATTAGCCCTATTAGCCGAGGCCTCGGGGTTAAGGGGAGTGGTGATGCCTGATGATGCCGACGGCTTCAGGAGGGTTTTCAGGGAGTTGAGGATAAGTAACTACGTCTCCGAGTTCACTGAAATTGACGCTGATGCTGAGGATGTTGGTGTGGTTTACGTGGATAGGGCCTTCAATGTTAAGGGTGTTGGCCTAGTGGTATTGGGCTTTGCGTTAACGCAGGTGAGTGTTCATGATAAGTTAATGGCATTACCAATGATGAAGGAGGTTGAGGTTAGGAGTATTCAAGTCCTTGATGAGGACCAGGACTCAGTATTACCGGGTACTAGGGTTGGGTTAGCCTTGAGGAATGTTAGGCTTGAGGAGATTGAGGGTATTCAAGCCTTAATTAAGCCTGGGGTTAAGTTAACCAGTGAGGTTAAGGATTTCGTGAAGCTTAAGTATGCTCATGATGCTGAATTAGTACACGTAATTGCCTGCGGTGTGAGAACCATGGGTAAGGTTAATGAATCAGTGATAAGCCTTAAGGATAAGCTACCAGTCAACTGCAGGGCATTAATAATCAACGTTAATGCCAAGCCCAAGACACCCAGGATATACGGTTACGCAGACCTTAAGGCCTAA
- a CDS encoding 3-isopropylmalate dehydratase small subunit: protein MPQLVVEGRVIKVGDNIDTDVIIPAKYLVYTDPSILGKHAMEPLDPNFYEKAKNGVILVGGRAFGMGSSREQAAIALKAAGVKAVLAEYFARIFYRNAINNGLPVLTVPGVSKMINDGDHVRVIVDTGEIIINDSRVIKAKPITGVALEILLKGGLLNYLKSSGQSK from the coding sequence ATGCCTCAACTAGTAGTGGAGGGTAGGGTCATTAAGGTTGGGGATAACATTGATACTGATGTAATAATCCCAGCCAAGTACCTGGTTTACACTGATCCATCAATACTGGGTAAGCACGCCATGGAGCCCCTTGACCCCAACTTCTATGAGAAGGCTAAGAATGGTGTAATACTTGTTGGTGGAAGAGCCTTCGGAATGGGTTCAAGTAGGGAACAAGCCGCAATAGCGCTTAAGGCCGCTGGGGTTAAGGCTGTATTAGCGGAGTACTTCGCTAGGATATTCTACAGGAATGCAATAAACAATGGGCTCCCAGTCTTAACTGTACCGGGTGTAAGTAAGATGATTAATGATGGTGACCACGTACGTGTCATAGTTGATACAGGTGAAATTATTATAAATGATTCAAGGGTTATTAAGGCTAAGCCAATAACGGGAGTAGCCCTTGAAATACTACTTAAGGGCGGATTACTGAATTACCTAAAGAGTAGTGGCCAGTCTAAGTGA
- a CDS encoding class II glutamine amidotransferase: MCRMLVMIGHLADFINQYEDVVNGLIKAASNDPYGSRLYGEARHSDGWGKVTLVSRLGGEPSLTVHRSVNPIYSDSLPNSPLSGLVNDGVFIEMIHARAASTGTPINLFSTHPVHAVTGTGDEVYMIHNGSFKKEELIKVLGLGEWVEAKYNDTFVANLALARRVLGNITIDDLRWLLGFMRTGANLGVMLVKHDMIQVIVGGYHARLNDGKDKERDDYYRLYWCRVGESSLYASSTIVDYYKPHGLANCEPLNNGEYHSYNINPRTGDVKLNDKWLISN, translated from the coding sequence ATGTGCAGGATGCTGGTAATGATAGGGCATTTAGCTGACTTCATTAATCAGTATGAGGATGTGGTTAATGGTTTAATTAAGGCGGCTTCAAACGACCCATACGGTAGTAGACTGTATGGTGAAGCCAGGCACAGTGACGGTTGGGGTAAGGTGACGCTTGTGAGTAGACTGGGTGGTGAGCCATCATTAACAGTGCATAGGAGTGTTAACCCAATATACTCGGATTCATTACCCAATTCCCCATTAAGCGGCTTAGTGAATGATGGGGTATTCATTGAGATGATTCATGCAAGGGCAGCCAGCACAGGTACTCCAATCAACCTCTTCTCCACCCACCCTGTTCATGCAGTAACCGGTACTGGGGATGAGGTTTACATGATTCATAATGGTTCATTTAAGAAAGAGGAGCTCATTAAGGTACTCGGCCTAGGTGAGTGGGTTGAGGCTAAGTACAATGATACCTTTGTAGCTAATTTAGCATTAGCCAGGAGGGTGTTAGGCAATATTACTATTGATGATTTAAGGTGGTTACTAGGCTTCATGAGAACTGGCGCTAACCTAGGTGTAATGCTTGTTAAACATGATATGATTCAAGTAATAGTCGGCGGCTACCATGCTAGGCTTAATGATGGTAAGGATAAGGAGCGTGACGACTACTATAGGCTTTACTGGTGTAGGGTTGGGGAATCAAGCCTCTACGCATCATCAACAATAGTGGATTACTACAAGCCACACGGCTTAGCCAACTGTGAGCCACTTAATAATGGTGAATACCACTCATATAATATTAACCCACGTACAGGTGATGTAAAGCTTAATGATAAGTGGTTAATCAGTAATTAA